Proteins encoded within one genomic window of Triticum aestivum cultivar Chinese Spring chromosome 2D, IWGSC CS RefSeq v2.1, whole genome shotgun sequence:
- the LOC123052408 gene encoding protein FAR1-RELATED SEQUENCE 5 isoform X1 produces MSSNSGGGAKEKGPRIATPLVPPPLVQNSMPTASDGPTTDLRLAQQSWPGHVVLRPCTSWPPHVNPAYPQQNGEAVADVVAADVLPVINSCNEKMLPEVNMLFDDENDAYEFYNIYAEKVGFFVRRSTLWTTSKNIITRRTFVCSREGFREKKKGAKESKCPRPETRIGCPASMTIRLTPNGKYRLTEFVPNHNHQLATASTIHMLKAKKIRRKARAVRENLVDDTVVTPEFENEDEAYEFYSMYAGKIGFNVRRASMTVNAENVITRRMFVCSKEGFREKKRGANRVKKPRPETRTGCPACMVIRLASNGKYNVTEFVTFHNHGLGAAAASDLVMTSLTAGSYQDCGVDLYDEALDDCYGKQNLIKDDATSNCLEGRSWKRYKCKVPHYGDVGATLEYLQKMQHDNPSFFYAVKSDEDGNLTNFLWADSKSIMDFTHFGDVVCLDSGYEVQGYGRPIALFTGLNHHRQTVIFGTALLYDESFEAFRWLFDTFKMAMNSTHPKTLLTDRSAVISEAVAVSWPETAHRFCVWQIYQNALQQLSQAFHGSRTLEYNFKRCLFDCEDEAEFLMAWREMLENHDLKDNQWLADLLAVKEKWALPYGREAFYADMKSVQQKDNLSSELKIYLSLEFDLLSFFVQFEKLLCDRRSAELQLDVSASQSTKKPPSMRILRQAANVYTPAAYRMFEREFELYMDCMLYNCGEMGTICEYRITVEDNPKDHFVKYDSLNSMSHCSCKRFEFVGIPCRHMLKVLDTRNIKDIPPQYILKRWRKDARSGSSNGGYAYSFDGDPQTKRHTLLCRIFSIAAARAATSAESFAYMESQSSVLMGQVEQFLENSPPDIAAIIGANCDRTQIPVESMITDGLHNHANFINGSADDSLTFPFTMGAGTLDYR; encoded by the exons ATGTCCAGCAACAGTGGCGGTGGTGCGAAGGAGAAGGGTCCCCGAATTGCTACGCCGCTTGTGCCACCTCCCTTAGTCCAGAATTCTATGCCTACTGCTTCAGATGGCCCTACCACTGATCTGAGATTAGCACAACAGTCCTGGCCTGGACATGTAGTCCTGCGTCCATGCACATCTTGGCCTCCTCATGTGAATCCTGCGTATCCACAACAAAATGGG GAAGCAGTGGCGGATGTGGTGGCAGCCGATGTTCTTCCTGTGATTAATAGCTGCAATGAGAAGATGTTGCCGGAAGTAAATATGCTATTTGATGACGAGAATGATGCTTATGAGTTCTACAATATTTATGCGGAGAAGGTGGGCTTCTTTGTTCGGAGATCAACACTCTGGACAACATCGAAGAACATCATCACTAGGAGGACATTTGTTTGCTCAAGAGAAGGTTTTCGGGAGAAGAAGAAGGGTGCCAAGGAATCAAAATGCCCACGGCCTGAAACAAGAATTGGTTGCCCAGCAAGCATGACCATTAGGCTTACTCCCAATGGCAAGTACCGTTTGACAGAATTTGTACCAAACCATAACCATCAGTTGGCAACAGCTTCTACGATTCATATGTTGAAAGCAAAGAAAATTAGGCGTAAAGCACGGGCTGTGAGAGAAAATCTGGTGGATGATACTGTGGTAACGCCAGAGTTTGAAAATGAAGATGAGGCATATGAATTTTACAGCATGTATGCAGGGAAAATTGGATTTAACGTAAGAAGGGCAAGCATGACAGTAAATGCTGAAAATGTTATCACTAGAAGGATGTTTGTTTGTTCAAAAGAAGGGTTCCGTGAGAAGAAAAGAGGAGCAAATAGAGTAAAGAAGCCTCGTCCAGAGACACGAACTGGTTGCCCAGCATGTATGGTCATCAGACTTGCATCTAACGGCAAGTATAATGTCACTGAGTTTGTCACCTTCCACAATCACGGTCTTGGTGCCGCAGCAGCTTCTGATCTTGTGATGACATCACTAACGGCTGGAAGTTATCAAGATTGTGGAGTAGATTTGTATGATGAAGCACTAGACGATTGTTACGGCAAGCAAAATCTTATCAAAGACGATGCCACTTCAAACTGTCTAGAAGGTAGAAGTTGGAAAAGGTACAAGTGTAAAGTTCCTCACTATGGTGATGTAGGTGCCACTCTGGAGTACCTACAAAAGATGCAACATGACAACCCTTCATTCTTCTATGCAGTAAAATCTGATGAAGATGGGAACTTGACAAATTTTCTTTGGGCAGATTCCAAGTCCATCATGGATTTTACCCACTTTGGTGATGTAGTATGCCTTGATTCAGGGTATGAAGTGCAAGGCTATGGTAGGCCGATTGCTTTGTTTACAGGTCTGAATCATCATAGGCAAACTGTCATCTTTGGTACTGCATTACTTTATGATGAGAGCTTTGAAGCTTTCAGATGGCTATTTGATACTTTTAAGATGGCAATGAATAGTACCCATCCCAAGACATTGTTAACTGATAGATCGGCTGTGATAAGTGAAGCTGTTGCAGTAAGTTGGCCTGAGACAGCACATCGTTTTTGTGTTTGGCAAATTTACCAAAATGCTCTTCAACAGTTAAGTCAAGCATTCCATGGGTCAAGAACTTTAGAATACAACTTCAAGAGATGCCTATTTGATTGTGAAGATGAGGCTGAGTTTTTGATGGCATGGAGAGAAATGTTGGAAAATCATGACCTAAAAGATAATCAATGGCTAGCAGATCTTCTTGCTGTTAAGGAGAAATGGGCATTACCATATGGTCGTGAGGCATTTTACGCTGATATGAAAAGCGTCCAACAGAAGGACAACTTGAGTAGTGAGCTTAAAATATATTTATCCCTAGAATTCGACCTTTTGAGTTTCTTTGTGCAGTTTGAAAAATTATTATGTGATCGTCGGTCTGCAGAACTGCAACTTGATGTGAGTGCCAGTCAGAGCACAAAGAAGCCACCTTCGATGCGAATATTAAGGCAAGCTGCAAATGTGTATACACCTGCTGCCTATAGAATGTTTGAAAGAGAGTTTGAATTGTACATGGATTGCATGCTATATAACTGTGGCGAGATGGGCACAATCTGTGAGTATAGGATAACTGTCGAGGACAATCCAAAAGATCATTTTGTTAAGTATGATTCGCTCAATTCCATGTCACATTGTAGTTGCAAGAGGTTTGAGTTTGTAGGCATTCCATGTCGCCATATGCTGAAGGTACTTGACACTAGGAATATCAAGGACATTCCTCCTCAGTACATCTTGAAAAGGTGGAGGAAAGATGCCAGATCAGGATCTTCAAATGGTGGTTACGCGTACTCTTTTGATGGTGATCCTCAGACAAAGCGTCACACTTTATTGTGTCGAATATTCAGTATAGCAGCGGCTAGAGCTGCAACCTCTGCCGAATCATTTGCGTACATGGAAAGCCAATCGAGCGTACTTATGGGTCAAGTGGAACAATTTCTTGAAAACAGCCCCCCTGACATAGCTGCTATTATTGGTGCTAATTGTGACCGTACTCAAATTCCAGTTGAAAGTATGATCACAGACGGTCTGCACAATCATGCTAACTTTATCAATGGCTCTGCTGATG ATTCTCTAACCTTTCCCTTCACAATGGGTGCTGGTACGTTGGATTACCGCTAG
- the LOC123052408 gene encoding protein FAR1-RELATED SEQUENCE 5 isoform X2: MHILASSCESCVSTTKWVADVVAADVLPVINSCNEKMLPEVNMLFDDENDAYEFYNIYAEKVGFFVRRSTLWTTSKNIITRRTFVCSREGFREKKKGAKESKCPRPETRIGCPASMTIRLTPNGKYRLTEFVPNHNHQLATASTIHMLKAKKIRRKARAVRENLVDDTVVTPEFENEDEAYEFYSMYAGKIGFNVRRASMTVNAENVITRRMFVCSKEGFREKKRGANRVKKPRPETRTGCPACMVIRLASNGKYNVTEFVTFHNHGLGAAAASDLVMTSLTAGSYQDCGVDLYDEALDDCYGKQNLIKDDATSNCLEGRSWKRYKCKVPHYGDVGATLEYLQKMQHDNPSFFYAVKSDEDGNLTNFLWADSKSIMDFTHFGDVVCLDSGYEVQGYGRPIALFTGLNHHRQTVIFGTALLYDESFEAFRWLFDTFKMAMNSTHPKTLLTDRSAVISEAVAVSWPETAHRFCVWQIYQNALQQLSQAFHGSRTLEYNFKRCLFDCEDEAEFLMAWREMLENHDLKDNQWLADLLAVKEKWALPYGREAFYADMKSVQQKDNLSSELKIYLSLEFDLLSFFVQFEKLLCDRRSAELQLDVSASQSTKKPPSMRILRQAANVYTPAAYRMFEREFELYMDCMLYNCGEMGTICEYRITVEDNPKDHFVKYDSLNSMSHCSCKRFEFVGIPCRHMLKVLDTRNIKDIPPQYILKRWRKDARSGSSNGGYAYSFDGDPQTKRHTLLCRIFSIAAARAATSAESFAYMESQSSVLMGQVEQFLENSPPDIAAIIGANCDRTQIPVESMITDGLHNHANFINGSADDSLTFPFTMGAGTLDYR; encoded by the exons ATGCACATCTTGGCCTCCTCATGTGAATCCTGCGTATCCACAACAAAATGGG TGGCGGATGTGGTGGCAGCCGATGTTCTTCCTGTGATTAATAGCTGCAATGAGAAGATGTTGCCGGAAGTAAATATGCTATTTGATGACGAGAATGATGCTTATGAGTTCTACAATATTTATGCGGAGAAGGTGGGCTTCTTTGTTCGGAGATCAACACTCTGGACAACATCGAAGAACATCATCACTAGGAGGACATTTGTTTGCTCAAGAGAAGGTTTTCGGGAGAAGAAGAAGGGTGCCAAGGAATCAAAATGCCCACGGCCTGAAACAAGAATTGGTTGCCCAGCAAGCATGACCATTAGGCTTACTCCCAATGGCAAGTACCGTTTGACAGAATTTGTACCAAACCATAACCATCAGTTGGCAACAGCTTCTACGATTCATATGTTGAAAGCAAAGAAAATTAGGCGTAAAGCACGGGCTGTGAGAGAAAATCTGGTGGATGATACTGTGGTAACGCCAGAGTTTGAAAATGAAGATGAGGCATATGAATTTTACAGCATGTATGCAGGGAAAATTGGATTTAACGTAAGAAGGGCAAGCATGACAGTAAATGCTGAAAATGTTATCACTAGAAGGATGTTTGTTTGTTCAAAAGAAGGGTTCCGTGAGAAGAAAAGAGGAGCAAATAGAGTAAAGAAGCCTCGTCCAGAGACACGAACTGGTTGCCCAGCATGTATGGTCATCAGACTTGCATCTAACGGCAAGTATAATGTCACTGAGTTTGTCACCTTCCACAATCACGGTCTTGGTGCCGCAGCAGCTTCTGATCTTGTGATGACATCACTAACGGCTGGAAGTTATCAAGATTGTGGAGTAGATTTGTATGATGAAGCACTAGACGATTGTTACGGCAAGCAAAATCTTATCAAAGACGATGCCACTTCAAACTGTCTAGAAGGTAGAAGTTGGAAAAGGTACAAGTGTAAAGTTCCTCACTATGGTGATGTAGGTGCCACTCTGGAGTACCTACAAAAGATGCAACATGACAACCCTTCATTCTTCTATGCAGTAAAATCTGATGAAGATGGGAACTTGACAAATTTTCTTTGGGCAGATTCCAAGTCCATCATGGATTTTACCCACTTTGGTGATGTAGTATGCCTTGATTCAGGGTATGAAGTGCAAGGCTATGGTAGGCCGATTGCTTTGTTTACAGGTCTGAATCATCATAGGCAAACTGTCATCTTTGGTACTGCATTACTTTATGATGAGAGCTTTGAAGCTTTCAGATGGCTATTTGATACTTTTAAGATGGCAATGAATAGTACCCATCCCAAGACATTGTTAACTGATAGATCGGCTGTGATAAGTGAAGCTGTTGCAGTAAGTTGGCCTGAGACAGCACATCGTTTTTGTGTTTGGCAAATTTACCAAAATGCTCTTCAACAGTTAAGTCAAGCATTCCATGGGTCAAGAACTTTAGAATACAACTTCAAGAGATGCCTATTTGATTGTGAAGATGAGGCTGAGTTTTTGATGGCATGGAGAGAAATGTTGGAAAATCATGACCTAAAAGATAATCAATGGCTAGCAGATCTTCTTGCTGTTAAGGAGAAATGGGCATTACCATATGGTCGTGAGGCATTTTACGCTGATATGAAAAGCGTCCAACAGAAGGACAACTTGAGTAGTGAGCTTAAAATATATTTATCCCTAGAATTCGACCTTTTGAGTTTCTTTGTGCAGTTTGAAAAATTATTATGTGATCGTCGGTCTGCAGAACTGCAACTTGATGTGAGTGCCAGTCAGAGCACAAAGAAGCCACCTTCGATGCGAATATTAAGGCAAGCTGCAAATGTGTATACACCTGCTGCCTATAGAATGTTTGAAAGAGAGTTTGAATTGTACATGGATTGCATGCTATATAACTGTGGCGAGATGGGCACAATCTGTGAGTATAGGATAACTGTCGAGGACAATCCAAAAGATCATTTTGTTAAGTATGATTCGCTCAATTCCATGTCACATTGTAGTTGCAAGAGGTTTGAGTTTGTAGGCATTCCATGTCGCCATATGCTGAAGGTACTTGACACTAGGAATATCAAGGACATTCCTCCTCAGTACATCTTGAAAAGGTGGAGGAAAGATGCCAGATCAGGATCTTCAAATGGTGGTTACGCGTACTCTTTTGATGGTGATCCTCAGACAAAGCGTCACACTTTATTGTGTCGAATATTCAGTATAGCAGCGGCTAGAGCTGCAACCTCTGCCGAATCATTTGCGTACATGGAAAGCCAATCGAGCGTACTTATGGGTCAAGTGGAACAATTTCTTGAAAACAGCCCCCCTGACATAGCTGCTATTATTGGTGCTAATTGTGACCGTACTCAAATTCCAGTTGAAAGTATGATCACAGACGGTCTGCACAATCATGCTAACTTTATCAATGGCTCTGCTGATG ATTCTCTAACCTTTCCCTTCACAATGGGTGCTGGTACGTTGGATTACCGCTAG